A genomic region of Prionailurus bengalensis isolate Pbe53 chromosome D1, Fcat_Pben_1.1_paternal_pri, whole genome shotgun sequence contains the following coding sequences:
- the LOC122482767 gene encoding LOW QUALITY PROTEIN: olfactory receptor 5F1-like (The sequence of the model RefSeq protein was modified relative to this genomic sequence to represent the inferred CDS: deleted 1 base in 1 codon): MRGKNDTSLEGFILLGLADTMELQIILFLLFFGIYALTVLGNVGMILLIGTDSRLHTPMYFFLANLSFVDVCYSSAITPKMLADLLSETKTISFAGCFLQLYFFIALATTEAILFGLMAYDRYVAICNPLLYSLIMSRTVCLKMAAGAFTAGLLNSIVNTSYVGSLPFCGSNVIHHFFCDSPPLFRLSCADTHVNESIFSAFAGANLAGTLLIILTSYSYILFSVFHMHSGQGRHKAVSTCASHLTAITLFYATAIYTYLRPSSSYSLVRTKWLLCSTQ; the protein is encoded by the exons ATGAGGGGCAAGAACGACACTTCGCTGGAGGGGTTCATCCTGTTGGGATTAGCAGACACCATGGAGCTACAGATCAtcctctttctgcttttctttgggATTTACGCCCTTACAGTTTTGGGGAATGTTGGGATGATCCTCTTAATCGGCACTGATTCCCGACTTCACACacccatgtatttcttcctggCTAACCTGTCCTTTGTGGATGTTTGTTATTCCTCCGCCATCACCCCAAAGATGCTGGCAGACTTACTGTCAGAGACGAAAACCATCTCCTTCGCAGGCTGCTTCCTGCAATTGTACTTCTTTATCGCCTTGGCCACAACCGAAGCCATCCTCTTTGGCTTAATGGCCTATGACCGTTACGTGGCCATATGCAACCCCCTCCTTTACTCCTTGATCATGTCCAGGACAGTCTGCCTCAAAATGGCAGCAGGGGCTTTCACGGCAGGATTGTTGAACTCCATAGTTAACACGAGTTATGTAGGCAGCTTGCCATTCTGTGGTTCCAATGTCATTCACCACTTCTTCTGTGACAGCCCTCCACTCTTTAGACTCTCCTGTGCTGACACACACGTGAATGAAAGTATCTTTTCCGCATTTGCTGGTGCGAATCTGGCCGGGACTCTGCTGATCATCCTCACCTCCTACTCCtacattctcttctctgtcttccacaTGCATTCAGGGCAGGGGAGGCACAAAGCCGTCTCCACGTGTGCCTCTCACTTGACAGCGATAACTCTGTTCTATGCCACCGCCATCTATACCTATCTGAGACCTAGTTCCAGCTACTCCTTG GTCAGGACAAAGTGGCTTCTGTGTTCTACACAGTAG